A window of Carassius carassius chromosome 44, fCarCar2.1, whole genome shotgun sequence contains these coding sequences:
- the rpl29 gene encoding 60S ribosomal protein L29, protein MAKSKNHTTHNQSRKWHRNGIKKPRSQRYESLKGVDPKFLRNMRFAKKHNKKGRKTIAKREASK, encoded by the exons ATGGCCAAGTCGAAGaaccacaccacacacaaccagt ctcgcAAGTGGCACAGAAACGGCATCAAGAAGCCGAGGTCTCAGCGCTACGAGTCTCTCAAAGGG GTGGACCCTAAGTTCCTGAGGAACATGCGCTTTGCCAAGAAACACAACAAGAAGGGGAGGAAGACCATCGCCAAGAGGGAGGCTTCCAAATAG